The following coding sequences are from one Polyodon spathula isolate WHYD16114869_AA chromosome 7, ASM1765450v1, whole genome shotgun sequence window:
- the LOC121317900 gene encoding probable G-protein coupled receptor 34 — MIGLPTPQSTGLDNSTEAYTISPQRPSNNCELQDGILSVVLPISYSVICILGLLSNSVALWVFTLNYSSTKTSIIVYMRNLAIADFLLVLCLPLRIYYQNHPGPFLLCQTVGAFFYINMYASILFLGLISLDRFLKITKPLQIYWLHKVSCSITATRSVWLFLILGMLPFFFEKSKPGSCDGKCFHFKSKSVVGGTLNLLVVGIFFLLSLLFLNFYSKIAMKLKSMSIGKVQQNRKRVVIMKTFVVLAIFILCFLPYHIVRIPYVLSQLHIIQEQSSKQTLHIANELVLCLSALNSCLDPVIYFFLSNKFRKTIICTFEGKLKKVYTLNQRGTSFVRSVTEI; from the coding sequence ATGATTGGGTTACCAACGCCACAGTCAACTGGACTGGACAATTCCACTGAGGCCTACACTATCTCTCCTCAAAGACCCTCCAATAACTGTGAGCTCCAAGATGGCATCCTGTCTGTGGTTCTTCCAATCAGTTATTCAGTGATCTGCATCCTCGGCCTGCTCAGCAACTCCGTGGCGCTGTGGGTGTTCACCTTGAACTATAGCAGCACAAAGACCTCTATCATAGTGTATATGAGGAATCTGGCCATAGCAGACTTCCTACTGGTCCTCTGTCTACCCCTCCGGATATACTACCAGAACCACCCGGGGCCCTTCCTCTTGTGCCAGACAGTGGGAGCTTTCTTCTACATTAACATGTATGCCAGCATCCTGTTCCTGGGCTTGATCAGCCTGGACAGGTTTCTGAAGATCACCAAACCCTTGCAAATTTATTGGCTCCACAAGGTGAGCTGCAGCATCACGGCCACTCGGTCCGTATGGCTTTTTCTCATTTTGGGAATGCTACCTTTTTTCTTTGAGAAGAGCAAACCTGGCTCGTGTGATGGGAAGTGCTTCCACTTTAAAAGCAAGAGCGTGGTGGGTGGCACCCTCAACCTTCTAGTGGTGGGCATTTTCTTCCTGCTCTCACTGCTCTTTCTCAACTTCTACAGCAAGATAGCAATGAAACTCAAATCTATGTCTATCGGAAAGGTCCAGCAGAACCGGAAAAGAGTTGTCATCATGAAAACCTTTGTGGTCCTCGCCATCTTCATCCTGTGCTTCCTGCCATACCACATTGTGCGCATTCCCTACGTGCTTTCTCAGTTGCATATAATCCAGGAACAGAGCTCCAAACAGACCCTGCACATTGCCAATGAACTAGTGCTCTGTCTGTCGGCCCTCAACAGCTGCTTGGACCCTGTCATCTACTTCTTCCTCTCCAACAAGTTCAGGAAAACCATAATATGCACCTTCGAAGGAAAGCTGAAAAAGGTTTACACCCTGAACCAGAGGGGCACAAGCTTTGTGAGGTCAGTCACTGAAATCTAG